AAAAGAAAAAAGAAATTACTTTTAAAATTATAGACAAACAGTCTGTAACAGATAAATATGATGAAACGTTTACACTTACTTTATCTGTACAAAAAAGGAAAAAATTTGTTCCTGGAGATTTATTAGGAATTACCCCACCAAACGAAACTTCAGAAAGATTGTATTCCATTGGAAAAACAGCCAAAGGAGATATGCTTTTAAGTATAAAAAAACATAGCCACGGAGTTTGTTCTAATTATTTAAACAATTTAAAAATATCTGATAGTTTACAAGCAAACATTCAACAAAACAAAGAATTCCATTTTCCTAAAAAAGCCAAGCATGTTGTTTTTATTGCCAACGGAACGGGGATTGCTCCATTTTTAGGAATGATGCATCAACAAACCAAAGCCAACGTTAGTTTGTATTGGGGAACACGTACTTATGAGTCAGAAAACCTGTACAAACCCTACATCACCGAGGCTTTACACACAAAAACCTTAAACAATTACGAAGCTACTTTTTCTAAAGAAGTTATTGAGTATAATTACGTGCAAGAACTATTAGAAAGAGACCATAAAAACATTGCCATCACTCTAAAAAACAAAGGAACCATTATGCTTTGTGGTTCTATTAACATGAGAGATGATGTTTTTATTCAATTAGAAAAAATCTGTACAAAACACCAATTACATCCTTTTAGTTATTACAAAGACAACGGACAAATTTTAACTGACTGTTATTAAGTATAGAACCAAAAAAGCTCAACAAAATCTGTTGAGCTTTTCTATGAAAATGTATTTTTTTAATTCCTTATACTAACGGAAATCTTGTCATATCTTCTGGTTGTTCTACACCAATCATTTTTAAAATAGTTGGAGCGACATCACCTAATACACCATCTTTAATTTCTTTAATGTCATTATCAACAACAATTAAAGGAACTGGATTGGTAGTATGTGCTGTGTTTGGAGAACCATCAGGATTCATCATTACTTCACAGTTACCATGATCTGCAATTACCAAAGTAGAATATCCATTTTCTAACCCTGTTTCAATAACTGCTTTTGCACATGCATCTACCGCTTCACAAGCTTTTATGGCTGCATCCATCATTCCAGTATGCCCAACCATATCACCATTTGCAAAGTTTAAACAAACAAAATCAGCTTCACCTTTCTTTAAATCTTCACACAAAGCATCTTTTAATTCATAAGCGCTCATTTCTGGCTTTAAATCATAAGTAGCTACTTTTGGCGAATCTCTTAAAATTCTAGATTCACCTTCAAAAGGTTCTTCTTGTCCTCCAGAGAAAAAGAACGTTACGTGAGGATATTTTTCTGTTTCTGCAATACGGATTTGTTTTTTACCTGCTTTAGATAAAACCTCTCCAATGGTATTCTTAATATTATCGTTATTATAAATTACATTAATTCCTTTAAATGTTTCATCATATAAAGTAATAGTAGTGTAATATAAATCTAACTTTTTAGTATTATGCTCAGGGAAATCATTTTGAGATAACATATTGGTTAACTCTCTACCTCTATCTGTTCTGTAGTTAAAGAAAAGAACTACATCACCTTCTTCAATAGTTGCTTTTGGAGTTCCATCAGCATTTGTCATAATTACTGGCTCTAAAAACTCATCCGTTACCCCTGCAGCGTAATTTGCTTTTAAACTAGCAATAGCATCCGTAGATTTTGTTCCTTCGGCATGCACCACAGCATTATAAGCTTTTGCTACACGCTCCCAACGATTATCTCTATCCATCGCAAAATAACGACCTGTCATAGATGCTAATTCACCTGTAGTTTTAGACATATGTTCTTGAATATCGCTAATAAATGCAGCACCAGACTTTGGATCTGTATCTCTACCATCAGTAAAAGCGTGTAAGAATAAGTTATCTACTTCATTTTCTTTTGCCACATCTAACAAACCTTTAATATGATCTATGTGAGCATGAATCCCTCCATTAGAAACCAATCCTAATAAGTGAACTTTTTTATTATTTTCTTTAGCATACTTGTAAGTATCAACCAATACTTTTTCTTGACCTAAAGTTTTTTCTCTAACAGCAATGTTAATCCTAGTTAAGTTTTGATAAACAATTCTACCAGCTCCTAAGTTCATGTGTCCAACCTCAGAATTCCCCATTTGTCCATCTGGCAAACCAACAAATTCCCCATCAGTACGTAAAGATGCATTTGGATATTTGTTATACAAAGAATCTATATAAGATGTGTTTGCATTATATACTGCTGATACTTTTGGATCTTGAGTAATTCCCCATCCATCAAGAATCATTAAGATTACTTTTTTGTTCATTATAGTTGAATTTTAATTCTTGTCACAAATATAAGGAGAAGCATTAATTAACTTAGGCTAAAACACTAAGAAACAAAGAAAAGGTTTTCGAATAAACGTTTAATACTGATTTAACTCTTTTTCTGAACAAAGCCTACACTAACTCATAATAATTTTGCACTAATTTTTTCATCAACAAAACAAGCTTTTAACAGTGAAATTATAACGATTATACCTGATAAAATGTTGTTTGTACAAAAAACATCAATTAGTCTAAAAAAACTCTTAAATTAGAAAGCAAAAAACCCCTTATTAGTAATGAAGATAAAATCTTATAGACAATACAAAGAAGATTATAAAGAAAGTATAGAAAATCCCGAAACTTTTTGGGCTAATATTGCCAAAGAATTTACTTGGCGAAAAAAATGGGATAAAGTTCTAGAAGCAGATTTTACAAAGCCTGAAGTAAAATGGTTTGTAGGTGGAAAATTAAATATTACAGAAAACTGCTTAGACAGACATTTAGAAAAAAACGGAAATAAAACCGCTATTATATGGGAGCCTAACAACCCAAAAGAAGAATCAAGACATATTACCTACAAGCAATTGTACCATAAGGTATCTGCTTTTGCCAATGTTTTAAAAAACAAAGGAATTGAAAAAGGAGACAGAGTTTGTTTATACATGCCTATGATTCCTGAATTAGCCATTGCTATGTTGGCTTGTGCTAGAATTGGTGCTGTACACTCTATCGTTTTTGCTGGTTTTTCTGCATCGGCTTTGGCTAGTAGAATTAACGATTCTGAATGCAAACTATTAATTACTGCGAACGAAGTTTATAGAGGTACTAAACCTATTAATCTAAAGGCAGTTTGTGATGAAGCCTTAGAAAAAACACCTTGTGTAAAAGACGTAATTGTATACCGAAGAACTGTTGAGCCTACTGCTATGAAAGAAGGTAGAGATACTTTTTGGTTTGAAGAATTACAAAAAGTACAAGATGACTATTGTCCTGCTGTTGATATGGATGCAGAAGATATGTTATTTATTTTATATACCTCTGGCTCTACAGGTACTCCAAAAGGAATGGTTCATACTTGCGGAGGATATATGGTAGGAACTACCTATACCTTCCAAAACGTTTTTCAAGCTAAAAAGAACGATGTTTATTGGTGTACTGCAGATATCGGTTGGATTACTGGACATTCTTATATTATATACGGACCATTAGCCTCTGGAGCAACTACAGTAATGTTCGAGGGAGTTCCATCTTATCCTGATTACGGACGTTTTTGGGAAATAGTTGAAAAACTAAAAGTAACGCACTTTTATACTGCACCAACAGCTATTAGAGCCTTAGCCAAACAACCTATTCACTTTGTAGAAAAATACAATCTAGATAGTTTAAAAGTTTTAGGATCTGTAGGAGAACCTATAAACGAAGAAGCTTGGCATTGGTACAATGATAATATTGGAAAAGGTACTTGTCCTATTGTAGATACTTGGTGGCAAACAGAAACAGGAGGAATTATGATTTCTGCCATGGCTGGAATCACACCTTTAAGACCTACTTTTGCAACGCAACCTCTACCTGGAGTACAGCCTGTTTTGTTAGATCCTGAAGGAAATGAATTAACGGATTCTCCTGCAGAAGGTAGTTTAGCTATTAAAGGCGCTTGGCCTTCTATGGCAAGAACTATTTATGGAAACCACCAACGTTATAAAGAAACTTATTTTTCTGCCTTTCCAGGAAAGTATTTTACTGGTGATGGTGCTTACCGTGATGCTATGGGGAACTATAGAATTACAGGTCGTATGGATGATGTAATTATTGTTTCTGGTCATAATTTAGGAACTGCGCCTATTGAAAATGCAATTAACGAACACGATGCCATTGTAGAATGTGCCATTGTTGGTTTTCCTCACGATATTAAAGGAAATGCTTTATATGCTTATGTTACAAAGTATGATAACATTACTACTAACGAAGACGTATTACGTAAAGAAATTAATCAGGTGATTACCAAAACCGTTGGAGCCATTGCTAAAATGGATAAAATTCAATTTGTAAGTGGTTTGCCTAAAACACGCTCTGGAAAAATTATGAGAAGAATTTTAAGAAAGATAGCCTCTAACGATGCTGAAAACTTAGGAGATATCTCTACATTACTAAACCCTGAAGTAGTAGAAGAAATTAAACAAAATGCCCTTTAATTTCTTCTAGAAATTATAAATAAAAAAACTCCAAAGCTAATTTCAGCTTTGGAGTTTTTTTATTTATTTACTTTTTAACTTCCATGTTCGTACCCAATCTACTCGCATAGTATTTACAGTATCATCTTCCAATTCTTCTTTATTTGGTAATCCTCCTACCCAAGGAGAATCTTGTGTCCATAAATCCCATATTAAAAATTGATCTAATGTAAAGGCTTGTGTTGTGGTTACTTTTCCTGATGGTTCTCCATCTAAATAAAACTGAACTGTATGAGCATCTTTCCACCAAGCACCTACAACATGATATGCTTCATTCCATTTTACACCTTTCAAGGTATTTCCTTCTGATAAATTTTTATTACTTGAATTCCCCTTTGCTCTTTCTGTAACGCCATTTTTTACAATAAAATACTGCGAATTCATTTGCCATGGATATTCATCTAAATCAAAACCACCTAAAGATTCTCTTGAAGGATTTGAATTGTTTTCAATAATATCTATTTCATCTCTATTATTAATATCTCCATTATTCAACCAAAAAGTATTAAAAGCAGATATATGAGCTGTTTTAATACGACATTCTGTATACATAGGGAATTTAATAGCTGTCTTAGATCTAACTCTTGAAGTTTCAAACCATTGTGTTTCACTCGTTTTATCCCAAGTTGCTTTTATCCATAAATTTCCATCAGTAACTCCTGAGTTTTTATTAACCATATTTACAGGAGTATCTCCGTAATTCCAATTGGTTTTCACCCATTTATCATCATTCCAAACATCAAATTCATCGGACAAAGCCTCTACTTTTTCCCATACCATATCAGTTGGTGTTGTATCATCAAAAGACACAAACGTAGGATAATTAACATCTGCTTTATTTACATCTATAATTTTCACTTCTTCTTGTGGATCTTCTGGAGTATCAGTATCTGAATCTGGTGGCGTAATGGCTACCGAATCACTTGCGCAACTTACAGAAACAACAAATACACTAAAAAGTAATAATTGTACTTTTTTTAATACTTTACTTTTAAACATCATTTACTTTTAATTTTATTCCCAACAAAAATATTTAAAGTAAACACTCAACTATTATACTTTATATAGACAATTACTGAACAAATCAAAAAAAACAATAGTAACTGATGACATTAGTGATGCTTTTATAATACAAAAGACACAATTAAAAGAATAAAAAAAATCCCAACTCAAAGAGTTGGGATTTTTTTTTAAAATTAAGGAAATACTATAGTAAATCTCTTAATCTTTGTGCTGCACCTTCGGCAGTAATATCACGTTGTGGTGTTCCAAACATTTCGTAACCTACCATAAACTTTTTAACCGTTGCACTTCTTAATAAAGGTGGGTAAAAACTCATATGCCAGTGCCAGTGACCATTATCACCACCATCAGTTGGTGCTTGATGAATTCCACTAGAATAAGGGAATGATGTATTAAATAATTTATCATATACTTTTGTTAAAACAGAAATAGCGTCAGCATATAACTCAGCTTCTTTTTCTGTCATATCCAAAATACTGTTTTGTTGATTTTTTGGAGCAATCATAGCTTCAAAAGGCCAAACAGCCCAAAAAGGAATCAACACAACAAAAGCATCATTTTCATAAATAATACGCTCTCTATCTCCGTTTAACTCTTGCTTTAAATAATCTCCTAATAAGCTAGATTTTTTATCAGCAAAATAAGTTTTTTGAGTTGTATCTTTTTTAGAAACCTCATTTGGCAAACTAGATTGCGACCAAATTTGTCCATGTGGATGTGGATTACTACATCCCATTACCGCTCCTTTGTTTTCAAAAATCTGAACGTATTTTATCTCATCCTTAGAACCAATTTCTTTATACTCACGTTGCCAAGTTTTTACTACTTCTGTAATCCCTGGTACATCCATATCTGCTAAACTTTTTGAGTGGTCTGGACTAAAACAAATCACCTTACAAATACCTGTTTCACTTTCTGCCTGTAACAAACCATCATTTACTTTAAAAGAAGGTGAATCACTTTGCAAAGCAGCAAAATCATTAGTAAAAACGTAAGTTCCAGTATACTTAGGGTTTAAATCACCACTAATTCTTTTGTTCCCGGCACACAAGTAACAAGACTCATCGTACTCAGGTCTTTTTTCATCATTAACAGCTTCATTCTGTCCTTGCCAAGGACGTTTAGATCTGTGTGGAGAAACCAATACCCATTCTCCTGTTAAAATGTTAAATCTTTTATGCGAATAATCTTCTAAATGCTTATCCATTGTATATTATTTTTCTTGATTAAATTAATTTTGTTCCATCAGACAATGCCACTTCATATGGAGAGCATTCATGACCGAATTTTTTAGTATACGCTTCAACTGCAGTTTTCTTAAAACCTTCAACAGCCGTTTTTTTGATTAAGTTAATGGTACAACCACCAAAACCTCCACCCATCATTCTTGCTCCTAGAACGTCTGAATTTTCTTTTGCCAAATCGACTAAAAAGTCTAACTCCTCACAACTCACTTTATATTGATGTTGCAATCCGTTATGAGATCCATAAATAAGTTTTCCTAAACCAACTAAATCATCACTCTTAATAGCAATCGCTGCAGCTTCGGCCCTAGCATTTTCTTGTACTACATACAATACTTTTTGATAATCTTCTTCTGATAATTGACCTTTTACTTTGTCTAAATCTGCAATAGTAGCATCTCTTAAAGCATCAATTCCTAACATTTCTGCTGTTTTTTCGCAAACTGCACGTCTGTCGTTATATGCACTATCAGACAATTTGTGTTTTACGTTTGTATTAAAAAGTAATAGTTGATAATCTTTAAAATCAATAGTAAAAGGTTCTGCTTGGGCAGTTCTACAATCTAACAACAAAGCACTGTTCTCTATACCGAACATACTTGCGTATTGATCCATAATTCCACATTTTACACCCACATAATTATGCTCGGCTGCTTGAGAAATTAAAATCATTTGATATTTAGTTAAACCTAAATTAAACAACTCATTAACACCAAAAACAACACTGTTTTCTAATGCTGCAGAAGATGACATTCCAGCACCATCAGGAATATTACCTCCAAAAACAATATCAAAGTTCCCAACTGTTTTTCCTAATTTTTGAGTTTCTGCAACTACACCAACCACATAAGCATGCCAGCTAGATAAGTTTTTAGTATCTAAATTATTAACATCAAACTGAAAAGTTTCATTCATATCAATTGCAATAGCAGTTGAAACATTTTTGTCTGTTTTTTGAATAGCCGCCACAATTCCCTTATCTATTGCTGCCGGAAAAACAAACCCTGCATTATAATCGGTATGCTCTCCTATTAAATTGATTCGACCTGGTGAATAAATAAGCACAGGCTCTGCTGTAAAATTTTTAGCAAAGTTTTCTGTTACTTTTTGAACTAATTTAGTATCCATATTTTATGAATTTAAGGGTGATTAACAACCTCTCTTAATTAAAAGTTAGGTATGATTTATTTTTATTGATTACTCTAGAGTAACCGTCCAATTGATTTTATATTTATCGCCTGCCTTTAACTCTTGCAAACCTAATTTGTTATTAAAACTATCCGAAACTCCAGTAACTGGCTCTAAAGCAATTACATTCTTTTTAGGAGGAGTA
Above is a genomic segment from Wenyingzhuangia fucanilytica containing:
- the gpmI gene encoding 2,3-bisphosphoglycerate-independent phosphoglycerate mutase yields the protein MNKKVILMILDGWGITQDPKVSAVYNANTSYIDSLYNKYPNASLRTDGEFVGLPDGQMGNSEVGHMNLGAGRIVYQNLTRINIAVREKTLGQEKVLVDTYKYAKENNKKVHLLGLVSNGGIHAHIDHIKGLLDVAKENEVDNLFLHAFTDGRDTDPKSGAAFISDIQEHMSKTTGELASMTGRYFAMDRDNRWERVAKAYNAVVHAEGTKSTDAIASLKANYAAGVTDEFLEPVIMTNADGTPKATIEEGDVVLFFNYRTDRGRELTNMLSQNDFPEHNTKKLDLYYTTITLYDETFKGINVIYNNDNIKNTIGEVLSKAGKKQIRIAETEKYPHVTFFFSGGQEEPFEGESRILRDSPKVATYDLKPEMSAYELKDALCEDLKKGEADFVCLNFANGDMVGHTGMMDAAIKACEAVDACAKAVIETGLENGYSTLVIADHGNCEVMMNPDGSPNTAHTTNPVPLIVVDNDIKEIKDGVLGDVAPTILKMIGVEQPEDMTRFPLV
- the acs gene encoding acetate--CoA ligase, with translation MKIKSYRQYKEDYKESIENPETFWANIAKEFTWRKKWDKVLEADFTKPEVKWFVGGKLNITENCLDRHLEKNGNKTAIIWEPNNPKEESRHITYKQLYHKVSAFANVLKNKGIEKGDRVCLYMPMIPELAIAMLACARIGAVHSIVFAGFSASALASRINDSECKLLITANEVYRGTKPINLKAVCDEALEKTPCVKDVIVYRRTVEPTAMKEGRDTFWFEELQKVQDDYCPAVDMDAEDMLFILYTSGSTGTPKGMVHTCGGYMVGTTYTFQNVFQAKKNDVYWCTADIGWITGHSYIIYGPLASGATTVMFEGVPSYPDYGRFWEIVEKLKVTHFYTAPTAIRALAKQPIHFVEKYNLDSLKVLGSVGEPINEEAWHWYNDNIGKGTCPIVDTWWQTETGGIMISAMAGITPLRPTFATQPLPGVQPVLLDPEGNELTDSPAEGSLAIKGAWPSMARTIYGNHQRYKETYFSAFPGKYFTGDGAYRDAMGNYRITGRMDDVIIVSGHNLGTAPIENAINEHDAIVECAIVGFPHDIKGNALYAYVTKYDNITTNEDVLRKEINQVITKTVGAIAKMDKIQFVSGLPKTRSGKIMRRILRKIASNDAENLGDISTLLNPEVVEEIKQNAL
- a CDS encoding beta-agarase, with translation MMFKSKVLKKVQLLLFSVFVVSVSCASDSVAITPPDSDTDTPEDPQEEVKIIDVNKADVNYPTFVSFDDTTPTDMVWEKVEALSDEFDVWNDDKWVKTNWNYGDTPVNMVNKNSGVTDGNLWIKATWDKTSETQWFETSRVRSKTAIKFPMYTECRIKTAHISAFNTFWLNNGDINNRDEIDIIENNSNPSRESLGGFDLDEYPWQMNSQYFIVKNGVTERAKGNSSNKNLSEGNTLKGVKWNEAYHVVGAWWKDAHTVQFYLDGEPSGKVTTTQAFTLDQFLIWDLWTQDSPWVGGLPNKEELEDDTVNTMRVDWVRTWKLKSK
- a CDS encoding UDP-glucose--hexose-1-phosphate uridylyltransferase, with amino-acid sequence MDKHLEDYSHKRFNILTGEWVLVSPHRSKRPWQGQNEAVNDEKRPEYDESCYLCAGNKRISGDLNPKYTGTYVFTNDFAALQSDSPSFKVNDGLLQAESETGICKVICFSPDHSKSLADMDVPGITEVVKTWQREYKEIGSKDEIKYVQIFENKGAVMGCSNPHPHGQIWSQSSLPNEVSKKDTTQKTYFADKKSSLLGDYLKQELNGDRERIIYENDAFVVLIPFWAVWPFEAMIAPKNQQNSILDMTEKEAELYADAISVLTKVYDKLFNTSFPYSSGIHQAPTDGGDNGHWHWHMSFYPPLLRSATVKKFMVGYEMFGTPQRDITAEGAAQRLRDLL
- the galK gene encoding galactokinase, which translates into the protein MDTKLVQKVTENFAKNFTAEPVLIYSPGRINLIGEHTDYNAGFVFPAAIDKGIVAAIQKTDKNVSTAIAIDMNETFQFDVNNLDTKNLSSWHAYVVGVVAETQKLGKTVGNFDIVFGGNIPDGAGMSSSAALENSVVFGVNELFNLGLTKYQMILISQAAEHNYVGVKCGIMDQYASMFGIENSALLLDCRTAQAEPFTIDFKDYQLLLFNTNVKHKLSDSAYNDRRAVCEKTAEMLGIDALRDATIADLDKVKGQLSEEDYQKVLYVVQENARAEAAAIAIKSDDLVGLGKLIYGSHNGLQHQYKVSCEELDFLVDLAKENSDVLGARMMGGGFGGCTINLIKKTAVEGFKKTAVEAYTKKFGHECSPYEVALSDGTKLI